A window from Chryseobacterium vaccae encodes these proteins:
- the atpH gene encoding ATP synthase F1 subunit delta: MLTSKVAKRYAQGLLDFTNESGNTAAVFSEMKDVVKIMIQSADLNKFFLTPYIDAKKKIEVADQIFKDFSVSSQNLIRLVIKHGRENQLKNIAQEFINKVEDINGVQRVTLTTATQLSKENIDQILKASNLLKAGSSFDLNLNVKPEILGGYILRVGDQQVDASVKTKLNQVKKDFQLN; the protein is encoded by the coding sequence ATGCTTACATCTAAAGTAGCTAAAAGATACGCACAAGGTCTCCTGGATTTCACCAATGAATCAGGAAACACAGCTGCTGTATTTTCTGAAATGAAAGATGTAGTGAAGATCATGATTCAGTCTGCGGATTTGAACAAATTCTTCCTTACACCTTACATTGATGCAAAAAAGAAAATAGAGGTAGCAGACCAGATATTCAAAGATTTTTCAGTTTCTTCACAAAATTTAATCAGATTAGTGATTAAGCATGGACGTGAAAACCAATTGAAAAATATTGCTCAGGAGTTCATCAACAAAGTTGAGGATATCAACGGAGTACAGAGAGTAACTCTTACTACCGCAACACAGCTTTCAAAAGAAAATATCGATCAGATTTTAAAAGCCAGCAATCTTCTAAAAGCAGGTTCTAGCTTTGATTTGAATTTGAATGTGAAACCTGAAATCCTTGGAGGATATATCCTTAGAGTAGGAGATCAGCAGGTAGATGCGTCTGTGAAGACAAAACTTAATCAAGTTAAAAAAGATTTTCAATTAAATTAA